Proteins found in one Triticum aestivum cultivar Chinese Spring chromosome 4D, IWGSC CS RefSeq v2.1, whole genome shotgun sequence genomic segment:
- the LOC123095671 gene encoding phosphomethylpyrimidine synthase, chloroplastic yields the protein MAALQPSFSSLMAMNNSCNTMKFPKTALLPGFGGISRPQDVQDRNASLTCSRPKAVSVTDQSVAEPAKPRQTKHTVDPAAPEFLPLPAFEDCFPRSTKECSEVVHEETGHALKVPFRRVHLTGDSGHFDTYDTSGPQNISPRLGLPKIRKEWIDRREKLGSPRYTQMYYAKQGIITEEILYCAKRENLAPEFVRSEVARGRAIIPSNKRHLELEPMIVGRNFLVKVNANIGNSAVVSSIEEEVHKLQWATMWGADTVMDLSTGRHIHETREWIIRNSSVPIGTVPIYQALEKVNGIAEDLSWEVFRDTLIEQAEQGVDYFTIHAGVLLRYIPLTAKRMTGIVSRGGSIHAKWCLTYHKENFAYEHWDDILDICNQYDVALSIGDGLRPGSIYDANDSAQFAELLTQGELTRRAWEKDVQVMNEGPGHIPMHKIPENMEKQLEWCNEAPFYTLGPLTTDIAPGYDHITSAIGAANIGALGTALLCYVTPKEHLGLPNRDDVKTGVISYKIAAHAADLAKRHPYAQAWDDALSKARFEFRWLDQFALSLDPVTAMSFHDETLPSDGAKVAHFCSMCGPKFCSMKITEDIRKYADEHGYGTVEEAVRQGMSEMSAEFLAARKTISGEQHGEAGGEIYVPESYVVQK from the exons ATGGCCGCGCTGCAACCATCGTTCTCTTCACTAATGGCTATGAACAATAGCTGCAACACCATGAAATTCCCCAAGACTGCACTTTTGCCTGGTTTCGGTGGCATTTCGCGCCCTCAAGATGTGCAGGACAGGAATGCTAGCCTCACCTGTTCAAGGCCCAAGGCAGTTTCAGTGACTGATCAGTCAGTAGCAGAGCCAGCAAAACCCAGGCAAACGAAACACACAGTTGATCCTGCTGCTCCCGAATTTCTGCCGCTCCCAGCATTTGAAGACTGCTTCCCACGGAGCACCAAAGAATGCAG TGAAGTCGTTCATGAGGAAACAGGTCATGCCCTGAAGGTTCCATTTCGGAGAGTCCATTTGACCGGAGATAGCGGGCATTTCGACACATATGACACCAGTGGTCCACAAAACATAAGCCCAAGGCTCG GACTCCCAAAGATAAGAAAGGAATGGATTGACAGGAGAGAGAAGTTGGGTAGTCCTCGTTACACGCAAATGTACTATGCTAAGCAGGGAATCATAACAGAGGAGATACTGTACTGTGCCAAACGCGAGAACCTTGCTCCTGAATTTGTCCGGTCAGAAGTCGCCCGTGGACGAGCCATTATCCCTTCCAACAAGAGGCACCTGGAATTGGAACCCATGATTGTTGGAAGAAACTTCCTTGTAAAGGTGAATGCTAACATTGGGAACTCTGCTGTTGTGAGCTCCATTGAGGAGGAAGTCCACAAGCTCCAGTGGGCCACAATGTGGGGAGCAGATACTGTCATGGACCTTTCAACAGGGCGCCATATCCATGAGACCCGGGAATGGATTATTCGTAACTCTTCGGTTCCTATTGGAACTGTTCCTATTTACCAAGCACTTGAGAAAGTTAACGGTATTGCTGAAGATCTGAGCTGGGAAGTCTTTAGGGACACTTTAATTGAACAAGCCGAGCAGGGTGTTGATTACTTCACCATCCACGCTGGTGTGCTGCTTCGATATATTCCTCTCACAGCAAAGAGAATGACCGGCATAGTTTCTCGTGGTGGATCAATCCATGCAAAATGGTGCTTGACGTATCACAAGGAGAACTTTGCTTATGAGCACTGGGatgacattcttgacatatgtaaccAGTATGATGTGGCATTATCTATTGGTGATGGCCTGAGGCCTGGTTCCATTTATGATGCTAATGATAGTGCTCAGTTTGCAGAACTGCTGACTCAGGGGGAACTAACTCGCCGAGCATGGGAGAAAGATGTGCAG GTGATGAATGAAGGTCCTGGGCATATTCCGATGCATAAGATTCCTGAAAATATGGAGAAACAGCTGGAGTGGTGCAACGAAGCACCTTTCTATACGTTGGGTCCATTGACCACTGATATTGCACCTGGTTATGATCACATCACCTCAGCCATTGGTGCTGCCAACATTGGGGCTCTTGGCACTGCACTTCTTTGTTATGTAACACCAAAGGAGCACCTTGGGTTGCCTAACAGGGATGATGTTAAGACAGGTGTGATATCCTACAAAATCGCTGCTCATGCTGCTGATTTGGCAAAGCGTCACCCCTATGCACAAGCATGGGATGATGCACTAAGCAAGGCAAGGTTTGAGTTTAGATGGTTGGACCAATTTGCTTTATCCCTGGATCCAGTTACTGCAATGTCTTTCCATGATGAAACACTGCCGTCTGATGGCGCCAAAGTAGCACATTTCTGCTCAATGTGTGGTCCCAAGTTTTGCTCGATGAAAATCACCGAGGATATTAGAAAGTATGCTGATGAACATGGTTACGGGACAGTAGAGGAAGCGGTGAGACAAGGAATGAGTGAGATGAGTGCTGAATTTTTGGCTGCAAGAAAAACAATTAGTGGCGAACAACATGGTGAAGCTGGAGGGGAAATCTATGTGCCAGAAAGCTACGTAGTTCAGAAATAA
- the LOC123099377 gene encoding probable galacturonosyltransferase-like 1, translating to MSRLLVLLFLCAAGAAAAAAPLPRFREAPHFTNSASARCPAPLPPASGKDDGACSPRAAVHVAMTLDASYLRGTMAAVLSVLRHASCPESVHFHFLTAAGSPSRTAELVAAVRASFPSLAFRAYPFDESRVAGRISASVRGALDRPLNYARSYLATTLPPCVRRVVYLDSDVVLTDDVAALAATPLPGNAAVAAPEYCGANFTAYFTPGFWASPALSRTFRGRRACYFNTGVMVLDLPRWRAAGYTAQIEGWMELQRRVRIYELGSLPPFLLVFAGRIAAVDHRWNQHGLGGDNYRGLCRGLHAGPVSLLHWSGKGKPWDRLDAGRPCPLDAVWAKYDLLRPDTGIDAVL from the coding sequence ATGTCGCGCCTCCTCGTCTTGCTCTTCCTCTGCGCCgccggcgcggcggccgcggccgcgcccCTGCCCAGGTTCAGGGAGGCGCCGCACTTCACCAACTCGGCCTCCGCGCGCTGCCCGGCGCCGCTCCCGCCCGCGTCCGGCAAGGACGACGGCGCCTGCTCGCCGCGCGCGGCCGTGCACGTGGCGATGACGCTGGACGCGTCCTACCTGCGGGGCACCATGGCCGCGGTGCTCTCCGTCCTGCGCCACGCCTCCTGCCCGGAGTCCGTCCACTTCCACTTCCtcaccgccgccgggtcgccctcCCGGACGGCGGAGCTGGTGGCCGCCGTGCGCGCGTCGTTCCCGTCGCTGGCGTTCCGGGCGTACCCGTTCGACGAGTCGCGGGTGGCGGGCCGCATCTCGGCGTCCGTCCGCGGCGCGCTCGACCGGCCGCTCAACTACGCGCGCTCCTACCTGGCCACCACGCTGCCGCCCTGCGTGCGCCGCGTCGTGTACCTGGACTCGGACGTCGTGCTCACCGACGACGTCGCCGCGCTCGCCGCCACGCCGCTCCCGGGgaacgcggcggtggcggcgcccgAGTACTGCGGCGCCAACTTCACCGCCTACTTCACGCCGGGGTTCTGGGCCAGCCCGGCACTCTCCCGGACCTTCCGCGGGCGCCGCGCGTGCTACTTCAACACGGGCGTCATGGTGCTCGACCTGccgcggtggcgggcggcggggtACACGGCGCAGATCGAGGGGTGGATGGAGCTGCAGCGGCGGGTGCGCATCTACGAGCTCGGCTCCCTGCCGCCCTTCCTCCTGGTGTTCGCCGGCCGCATCGCCGCCGTCGACCACCGCTGGAACCAGCACGGCCTCGGCGGCGACAACTACCGCGGGCTATGCCGCGGCCTCCACGCCGGCCCCGTCAGCCTCCTGCACTGGAGCGGCAAGGGCAAGCCGTGGGACCGGCTCGACGCCGGCCGGCCCTGCCCGCTCGACGCCGTCTGGGCCAAGTACGACCTGCTCCGCCCGGACACCGGGATCGACGCCGTCTTGTGA